The Erythrolamprus reginae isolate rEryReg1 chromosome 3, rEryReg1.hap1, whole genome shotgun sequence genome contains a region encoding:
- the PACSIN1 gene encoding protein kinase C and casein kinase substrate in neurons protein 1, producing the protein MSTSCDESAASVEEITDSFWEVGNYKRTVKRIDDGYRLCNDLMNCVHERAKIEKAYAQQLVDWAKRWRQLIDKGPQYGSLEKAWMAIMTEADKVSELHQEVKNSLLNDDFEKVKNWQKDAFHKQIIGGFKEAKEAEDGFRKAQKPWAKKMKELETAKKVYHLACKEEKLAMTREANSKAEQSITPDQQKKLQDKVEKCKQDVQKAMEKYEKVVEEVNKGTPQYMESMEQVFEQCQQFEEKRLNFLKEVLLDIKRHLNLAENSSYSKVYRELEQTIRMADAQEDLRWFRNTSGPGMPMNWPQLEEWNPDATQTINRREKPKKNEGGNSTPNASGGGEATAQGGDRGSVSSYERGQAYTTEWSDDEGGNTYNSSEANGGANSFEEESAGKGVRVRALYDYDGQEQDELSFKAGDELIKLGEEDEQGWCKGRLDNGQLGLYPANYVEFI; encoded by the exons ATGTCAACTTCCTGTGATGAATCTGCGGCATCTGTTGAAGAAATAACTGACAGCTTCTGGGAG GTGGGGAATTATAAGCGGACAGTGAAGCGGATTGATGATGGATATCGGCTTTGCAATGATCTGATGAACTGTGTCCATGAACGGGCCAAGATTGAGAAGGCATATGCTCAGCAGCTGGTTGATTGGGCTAAGAGGTGGAGGCAACTGATAGACAAAG GTCCTCAGTATGGCAGCTTGGAAAAGGCATGGATGGCTATCATGACAGAAGCAGACAAAGTCAGCGAGCTACACCAAGAAGTTAAGAATAGCCTACTGAACGATGATTTTGAGAAGGTGAAGAACTGGCAGAAGGATGCTTTCCACAAACAGATCATAGGAGGCTTCAAGGAGGCCAAGGAGGCAGAAGATGGTTTTCGGAAAGCACAGAAACCCTGGGCCAAGAAGATGAAGGAG CTGGAAACAGCCAAGAAAGTATATCACCTGGCATGCAAAGAGGAGAAACTCGCTATGACCCGGGAAGCTAATAGCAAAGCTGAACAATCTATTACTCCAGACCAGCAGAAGAAGCTTCAAGACAAAGTGGAAAAATGCAAGCAAGATGTACAAAAG GCTATGGAGAAATATGAGAAGGTTGTAGAGGAGGTGAATAAGGGCACTCCACAGTACATGGAGAGCATGGAGCAGGTCTTTGAGCAGTGCCAGCAGTTTGAAGAGAAGAGGCTTAATTTCCTGAAAGAAGTGCTGTTAGATATCAAGCGACACCTGAACCTGGCAGAGAATAGCAG CTATTCTAAAGTCTACCGTGAGCTGGAGCAGACCATTCGTATGGCCGATGCACAAGAAGACCTTCGGTGGTTCCGCAACACCTCTGGCCCCGGGATGCCTATGAACTGGCCTCAGTTAGAA GAATGGAATCCAGATGCAACACAAACAATAAATCGAAGAGAGAAACCAAAAAAGAATGAGGGAGGCAACAGCACACCCAATGCCAGTGGAGGTGGGGAAGCAACAGCACAGGGAGGAGATCGTGGCAG TGTCAGCAGTTATGAACGTGGCCAAGCCTACACCACAGAGTGGTCAGATGACGAGGGTGGCAACACTTACAACTCCAGTGAAGCCAATGGCGGTGCCAATTCCTTTGAAGAAGAATCAGCTGGGAAAGGGGTCCGTGTACGAGCTCTTTATGATTATGATGGACAAGAGCAGGATGAGCTGAGTTTCAAAGCAG GTGATGAATTAATCAAATTAGGTGAAGAAGACGAGCAAGGGTGGTGCAAAGGACGTCTGGACAACGGGCAACTTGGTCTTTATCCAGCTAACTATGTGGAGTTTATTTAA